One genomic segment of [Phormidium] sp. ETS-05 includes these proteins:
- a CDS encoding DUF3536 domain-containing protein, whose amino-acid sequence MTASGVYVTVHGHFYQPPRENPYLDAIERQPSASPFHDWNERIHHECYRPNAFARVMNDSGELVGLVNNYEYLSFNIGPTLMTWLERYDMEVYKQILEADRKSAARLNGHGNAIAQVYNHIIMPLANERDKYTQIRWGKYDFRSRFGRDPEGIWLAETAVDVATLKALVAEGFKFTILAPSQAERCRPIPTEGDPEPQWHAVGGGQIDPTRPYRCFLPADTATGERQYIDIFFYDGPISRDMGFNDVLLNSGHLAGRLGLAIQGDGRPSQLLAVATDGETFGHHKGGTEKCLAYAFTKEFPRRGWTVTNFAHYLSINTPTWEVELKPVTAWSCSHGVNRWQDDCGCGGGGGWHQQWRRPLRNSLNWLRDKLTDVYATEGSRFLRDPWLARDEYIQVLRDRSPANVETFLARHQNHILTPAEQVDALRLLEMQRHTLLMFTSCGWFFEEISRPEGVQILRYAARAIELAGDVAGVQLETEFVAQLEKAPSNVGFFGDGAAVYRHMVVTAQITLEQVVAHYAISGLFTTYAPVQQVYCYEVHQRDYQLQRMGPLTLAVGQVQLVSQITLENVDLMFAVLHLGGWDFHCCIQPFAGRRAYTQMKQQVFAVLPEGSAARTILAINDNFDGQFYSLRDLFAEERHRIMRLLSTETLMRLDQLYTQVYRDNYGVMMGFHRDELSVPKELQVAAEIALSHRCLMAVKALDTEIGEQTGADGGWGGLLELEAIAHEATHLRCQLDIPEAKKTLEHLVIRILWHLLHDANPESAEPDLQRLERILDAANLLNLNLALDRAQELYFHWVQGDLGDQCFRTQNSEISETVPAVNVTTAKFCWSSYQLRRILALGKKLAVDVTVWSDAIGEALSS is encoded by the coding sequence ATGACGGCAAGCGGGGTCTATGTGACGGTTCACGGGCATTTTTACCAGCCCCCCCGCGAAAATCCCTATTTGGACGCGATCGAGCGCCAACCCAGTGCATCGCCTTTCCATGACTGGAACGAGCGCATTCATCACGAGTGCTACCGCCCCAATGCTTTTGCTAGGGTGATGAACGATAGCGGCGAGCTGGTGGGGCTAGTCAATAACTACGAATATCTCAGCTTTAACATCGGACCCACCTTGATGACGTGGCTGGAACGCTACGACATGGAGGTATATAAGCAAATTCTCGAAGCGGATAGGAAAAGCGCCGCCCGCCTCAACGGTCACGGCAACGCGATCGCCCAAGTGTATAATCACATCATCATGCCCCTAGCCAACGAGCGGGATAAATACACCCAAATCCGCTGGGGCAAATACGATTTCCGCAGCCGCTTTGGTCGCGACCCCGAAGGCATTTGGCTGGCGGAAACTGCAGTAGATGTGGCCACCCTCAAAGCCTTGGTAGCAGAAGGCTTCAAGTTTACTATCCTGGCACCCTCCCAAGCGGAACGCTGCCGCCCCATCCCCACAGAAGGCGACCCAGAACCACAATGGCACGCTGTAGGTGGCGGACAAATCGACCCCACCCGCCCCTATCGCTGTTTTCTCCCCGCTGATACCGCCACGGGAGAACGCCAGTATATCGATATCTTCTTCTACGACGGCCCCATCTCCCGGGATATGGGCTTTAACGATGTCCTCTTAAATTCAGGACATCTGGCTGGGCGTCTGGGTTTGGCCATCCAAGGGGATGGACGCCCCAGCCAACTCCTGGCAGTGGCAACCGATGGGGAAACTTTTGGCCACCACAAAGGCGGTACAGAAAAATGCCTCGCCTATGCTTTCACCAAGGAATTCCCCCGTCGGGGTTGGACGGTAACGAATTTTGCCCATTATTTGAGCATCAACACCCCCACTTGGGAAGTGGAACTGAAGCCGGTAACGGCTTGGAGTTGCAGCCACGGGGTGAACCGCTGGCAGGATGACTGCGGTTGCGGTGGCGGCGGCGGTTGGCATCAGCAGTGGCGGCGTCCTCTGCGAAATTCCCTTAACTGGCTGCGGGATAAACTCACTGATGTCTATGCTACGGAGGGTAGCCGCTTCCTGCGTGACCCCTGGTTGGCACGGGATGAATATATCCAGGTGTTGCGCGATCGCTCCCCCGCTAATGTGGAAACCTTCCTGGCTCGCCACCAAAACCATATCCTCACCCCCGCCGAGCAAGTGGACGCCCTGCGGTTGCTAGAAATGCAGCGTCACACCCTGCTGATGTTCACCAGTTGCGGCTGGTTCTTTGAAGAAATTTCCCGCCCGGAAGGGGTGCAAATTTTACGCTACGCTGCTCGTGCCATTGAATTAGCCGGGGATGTGGCTGGGGTGCAGCTAGAAACCGAATTTGTGGCACAGTTGGAAAAAGCGCCCAGCAATGTGGGATTCTTCGGTGATGGCGCGGCGGTTTACCGTCATATGGTGGTGACAGCTCAGATTACTTTAGAACAAGTAGTGGCACATTATGCCATCAGTGGTTTATTCACCACCTATGCCCCAGTGCAGCAGGTTTACTGCTATGAAGTTCACCAGCGAGATTATCAGCTCCAGCGCATGGGGCCGCTGACTCTGGCGGTGGGACAGGTGCAGTTAGTTTCCCAGATTACTCTGGAAAATGTGGATTTGATGTTTGCGGTGCTGCATTTGGGTGGTTGGGATTTCCATTGCTGCATCCAACCATTCGCGGGACGGCGGGCTTATACTCAGATGAAGCAGCAGGTGTTTGCTGTGTTACCGGAGGGGAGCGCCGCTCGCACAATTCTGGCAATTAATGATAATTTCGATGGCCAGTTTTACAGTCTGCGGGATTTATTTGCCGAAGAACGGCATCGGATTATGCGCCTGCTTTCTACGGAAACTCTGATGCGCCTTGACCAGCTTTATACTCAGGTATATCGCGATAATTATGGTGTGATGATGGGTTTCCACCGGGATGAGCTATCAGTACCGAAAGAGTTGCAGGTGGCGGCGGAAATCGCTTTGTCTCATCGTTGTTTGATGGCGGTTAAGGCTCTGGATACGGAAATTGGCGAACAGACTGGCGCTGATGGTGGTTGGGGTGGTTTGCTGGAGTTGGAGGCGATCGCCCATGAAGCCACTCACCTGCGCTGTCAGCTAGATATCCCGGAAGCTAAGAAAACCCTGGAACACCTTGTAATCCGCATCCTCTGGCATTTGCTCCATGACGCCAACCCGGAAAGTGCAGAGCCTGACTTACAGCGGTTGGAGCGCATCTTAGATGCGGCGAATTTGCTCAATCTTAATTTAGCGCTCGATCGTGCCCAAGAGTTATACTTCCACTGGGTGCAAGGCGACTTAGGCGACCAATGTTTCCGCACCCAGAATAGCGAAATATCGGAAACCGTACCAGCAGTAAATGTCACTACCGCCAAATTCTGTTGGAGTAGTTATCAACTGCGGCGCATTCTGGCATTGGGCAAAAAACTCGCCGTTGATGTCACGGTTTGGTCAGACGCGATCGGTGAGGCTCTCTCCAGCTAA
- a CDS encoding aspartyl protease gives MIDGEFNNKGELVFQIRLIAANEDLISETAILDTGFTDWLLINNEYARSLGWVLKKSQKRMQTAGGPRNFNIYQGIVVIDREELIVRALGGDEMEDILLGVKWLQIKRLVADFPAGVLTLG, from the coding sequence ATGATTGACGGTGAATTTAACAACAAGGGAGAGCTAGTTTTTCAAATCAGATTAATTGCTGCCAATGAGGATTTAATCTCGGAGACTGCTATTCTGGATACAGGATTCACGGATTGGCTATTAATCAATAACGAATATGCTCGGAGTTTGGGCTGGGTTCTGAAAAAGAGTCAAAAGCGAATGCAGACCGCTGGAGGGCCAAGGAATTTTAACATCTATCAAGGGATTGTGGTGATAGATAGGGAGGAGTTGATAGTTAGAGCTTTGGGGGGAGACGAGATGGAAGATATTCTCTTGGGGGTAAAATGGCTGCAAATCAAACGGCTAGTCGCCGACTTCCCCGCCGGAGTGCTGACTTTAGGGTAA
- the speA gene encoding biosynthetic arginine decarboxylase, whose product MNKPNQEDTEAVVVSNRTAPNGKGGALVVQGNKGKKWSIEASEELYRINGWGEPYFSINADGDVTVSPKGDRGGSLDLFELVEALRQRNLGLPLLIRFSDILEDRIERLNACFAKAIARYKYPGVYRGVFPVKCNQERHLIEDIVKFGEPYKFGLEAGSKPELTIALATLKTPGALVICNGYKDREYIETAILATRLGQTPIIVIEQLEEVQLAIEASKHLGIAPILGVRAKLRSRGIGHWGSSTGDRAKFGLSIPEIIRATDELNAAGMLDCLQLLHFHIGSQISSISVIKEAIREASQIYVELAKLGANMKYLDVGGGLAVDYDGSKTNFHASKNYGMQNYANDIVAEVKEACTERNLPVPTLISESGRAIASHQSVLIFDVLGTSEVRTTAPEPSEEEEHLILRNLYETYESIDADNYQEAYHDAFQFKEEATSLFNFGYLTLRERAKAEQLFWACCSKILTITREQKYVPDDLEDLEKIMASIYYINLSVFKSAPDSWAIDQLFPIMPIHRLEEEPTRRATLADLTCDSDGKIDQFIDLLDVKSLLELHPLKPGEPYYLGMFLTGAYQEIMGNLHNLFGDTNAIHINMTPNGYEIEHVVKGDTMTEVLGYVQYDSEDMVESIRQQTEQALKEGRITIAESQLLLQNYERSLRRYTYLTT is encoded by the coding sequence ATGAATAAGCCAAACCAAGAAGATACAGAAGCTGTGGTGGTGTCAAACCGAACCGCCCCTAATGGCAAAGGCGGGGCCCTGGTGGTACAGGGAAACAAAGGGAAAAAGTGGAGTATTGAGGCGAGCGAGGAGCTGTATCGGATTAACGGTTGGGGAGAACCCTATTTTTCTATTAACGCCGATGGCGATGTCACGGTGTCACCCAAGGGCGATCGCGGCGGGAGTCTGGACCTGTTTGAGTTGGTGGAAGCTCTCCGCCAGCGCAACCTCGGTTTACCCCTGCTGATTCGCTTTTCTGATATTCTCGAAGACAGAATCGAGCGCCTGAACGCCTGCTTTGCCAAAGCCATTGCTCGCTACAAATATCCCGGCGTCTATCGCGGCGTTTTCCCCGTCAAGTGCAACCAGGAACGCCACCTAATCGAAGATATCGTCAAATTCGGCGAGCCTTACAAATTCGGACTGGAAGCGGGTTCCAAACCGGAGCTAACCATTGCCTTAGCCACCTTAAAAACCCCAGGGGCCTTAGTTATCTGCAATGGCTACAAAGACCGAGAATACATAGAAACCGCTATCCTGGCGACTCGCTTGGGCCAAACTCCCATTATCGTCATCGAGCAACTAGAAGAAGTCCAGCTCGCTATTGAAGCCAGCAAACACCTAGGAATAGCGCCAATTTTGGGAGTGCGGGCTAAACTCAGGTCCAGGGGGATTGGACATTGGGGCAGTTCCACAGGCGATCGGGCGAAATTCGGGCTCTCCATCCCCGAAATCATCCGGGCCACTGACGAACTCAACGCCGCCGGAATGCTCGACTGTTTGCAACTGCTCCATTTTCACATCGGTTCCCAGATATCCTCCATCAGCGTCATCAAAGAAGCCATCCGCGAAGCCAGCCAAATTTACGTCGAATTGGCCAAATTAGGCGCTAACATGAAATACTTAGATGTAGGTGGCGGTTTGGCAGTGGATTATGACGGTTCCAAAACCAACTTCCACGCCTCCAAAAACTATGGGATGCAAAACTACGCTAATGATATCGTGGCGGAAGTCAAAGAAGCCTGCACCGAGCGGAATTTGCCCGTCCCCACATTAATTAGCGAAAGCGGACGAGCGATCGCCTCCCATCAATCAGTCCTCATCTTCGATGTCCTTGGCACCAGCGAAGTCCGCACCACCGCTCCCGAACCCAGCGAAGAAGAAGAACACCTCATCCTGCGCAACCTCTACGAAACCTACGAATCCATAGACGCCGATAACTACCAAGAAGCCTATCACGATGCCTTTCAATTCAAAGAAGAAGCTACCAGCCTCTTCAACTTCGGCTATCTCACCTTGCGGGAACGCGCCAAAGCCGAGCAGCTATTCTGGGCTTGCTGCAGTAAAATCCTCACCATCACCCGCGAGCAGAAATACGTCCCCGACGACTTGGAAGACCTAGAAAAAATCATGGCTTCCATCTATTATATCAACCTCTCCGTGTTCAAATCCGCCCCCGACAGTTGGGCGATCGACCAACTATTTCCCATCATGCCCATTCACCGCCTAGAAGAAGAACCCACCCGCCGCGCCACCTTAGCCGACCTCACCTGCGACAGCGACGGCAAAATCGACCAATTTATCGACCTTTTGGATGTCAAATCCCTTTTAGAACTCCATCCCCTCAAACCCGGAGAACCATATTACCTCGGAATGTTTCTCACCGGAGCCTATCAAGAAATCATGGGCAACCTGCACAACCTATTTGGCGACACCAACGCCATCCATATCAACATGACCCCCAACGGTTATGAAATCGAGCATGTAGTCAAAGGTGACACCATGACCGAAGTCCTCGGCTATGTGCAATATGATAGTGAAGACATGGTAGAAAGCATCCGTCAGCAAACCGAACAAGCCTTAAAAGAAGGACGCATTACCATCGCCGAATCCCAACTCCTGCTGCAAAACTACGAACGCAGTTTAAGGCGTTACACCTACTTAACCACTTAA
- a CDS encoding type II toxin-antitoxin system VapC family toxin, whose product MKRQVILDAGPLVALIDRRDRFHNWAKQQWSQLEYPLLTCEAVITESCFVVKSIYGGEAGILSLLRQEVIKIAFNLADEVTAIDELMHRYKSVPMSLEDACLVRMAELNPASELLTLDSDFLIDRKLRTQPMSLIIPESDHT is encoded by the coding sequence ATGAAGCGTCAGGTGATTTTGGATGCAGGACCTTTAGTGGCTTTGATTGACCGACGCGATCGCTTTCATAACTGGGCGAAACAGCAATGGAGTCAACTTGAGTATCCTTTATTGACTTGTGAGGCGGTGATTACCGAATCATGTTTTGTGGTGAAATCCATCTATGGTGGTGAAGCTGGGATTCTCTCGTTGCTCCGCCAAGAGGTGATTAAAATTGCTTTCAATCTGGCGGATGAAGTCACAGCTATTGATGAATTGATGCACCGGTATAAATCTGTACCGATGTCTCTAGAGGATGCTTGTTTAGTCAGAATGGCTGAATTGAATCCGGCTAGTGAGCTGCTGACATTAGATAGTGATTTTCTGATTGATCGCAAGTTGCGAACTCAACCGATGTCTCTGATTATCCCTGAATCTGATCATACCTGA
- a CDS encoding tetratricopeptide repeat protein produces MVPAPWAFVGRRRVIQFCCGAIGSKSERVGVLLTGPPGVGKSSIAARLCDAKGGDYQTLVWVGALDEASLVERLSTTSLLPQWQGLLKSDEPLKLRLRKAFAPDMAPDAITKPWLLVFDEFEQGNLERRGERWWLKRKAAEILEALVFAIRDTKAPHRIIITCEESFEWSWLAAFHLQPVERLSPAEVLKMCRRLPSFSGRYAVKPELLATAENLADGNPRLLEWFDRVLQSKQVDAAAIMEAIAPVETKRRAEVFAQELLAGLLPESYVMLKAALIYQLPVPPAAVAALITHITNPSTHLRRAAEVGLLNGELSGLLNHRGANLSEGIISVPKVVARLLQQPVGSGLKPPPTGDAIDWNAMYARGAIALYRLWYSDTESRESVTDEKLLEIHRLAQKGLAHKPNPEEAKLPTILANIVTQTALALLSRWKHRELFEKSVSLARATLAVTADYRIRHRLAAALKQLAQLEEAEASYRQALELCPPEDLKEKASIVHNLAILLGAKGKSVEALSLYEQSLQLKESIGNTKGKAATLHQLANLKAEAGQIEEAISLYQESLSLKESDSNLRSRAATLAMLGQILATERGDTSKALECLQESLQILGEVGAPEALNVQEMIAKLINKSTQ; encoded by the coding sequence ATGGTTCCGGCTCCGTGGGCTTTTGTGGGCAGACGCCGGGTGATTCAGTTTTGTTGTGGGGCGATCGGCTCTAAGTCGGAACGAGTGGGAGTATTGCTCACTGGCCCTCCTGGTGTGGGCAAAAGCTCGATCGCCGCCCGCCTATGCGACGCCAAGGGAGGAGACTACCAAACCCTAGTGTGGGTGGGGGCTTTGGATGAAGCCAGTTTGGTGGAGCGGTTGAGTACCACCAGCCTTTTACCCCAGTGGCAGGGGCTGCTCAAAAGTGACGAACCGCTCAAATTAAGGTTGAGAAAGGCTTTTGCCCCCGATATGGCTCCTGATGCCATAACTAAACCCTGGTTGTTGGTCTTTGATGAGTTTGAACAAGGTAATTTAGAGCGCCGAGGCGAGAGATGGTGGCTGAAGAGGAAGGCGGCTGAGATACTCGAAGCGCTGGTGTTTGCGATTCGCGATACTAAAGCACCCCACAGAATCATTATTACTTGTGAGGAATCATTTGAGTGGTCTTGGTTGGCTGCTTTCCACCTGCAACCGGTGGAAAGGCTATCGCCCGCTGAGGTGCTGAAAATGTGTCGTCGTTTGCCCAGTTTCAGCGGGAGATATGCAGTCAAACCGGAGTTACTCGCCACGGCGGAGAACTTGGCCGATGGCAACCCCCGTCTCCTGGAATGGTTCGATCGGGTGTTACAGTCAAAACAGGTGGATGCGGCAGCAATTATGGAGGCGATCGCTCCCGTAGAGACTAAGCGACGTGCCGAAGTTTTCGCCCAAGAATTGCTCGCCGGACTACTCCCAGAGTCATACGTTATGCTCAAAGCCGCATTAATTTACCAATTGCCAGTCCCACCCGCTGCAGTGGCAGCCCTCATCACTCACATCACCAATCCTAGCACCCACCTCCGTCGCGCCGCTGAAGTCGGATTACTTAATGGTGAATTATCCGGTTTGTTAAATCACCGAGGGGCGAATCTCTCCGAGGGGATAATCAGCGTTCCCAAAGTCGTCGCCCGGTTACTGCAACAGCCAGTAGGTTCTGGTTTAAAACCCCCCCCAACAGGTGATGCCATAGATTGGAATGCTATGTATGCCCGTGGAGCTATTGCTTTATACCGTCTCTGGTACTCAGACACCGAAAGCCGGGAATCAGTCACTGATGAAAAACTGCTGGAAATTCACCGGTTAGCGCAAAAAGGTTTAGCTCACAAACCCAATCCAGAGGAAGCTAAATTACCAACAATCCTCGCTAACATCGTCACCCAAACCGCTTTAGCCCTATTATCCCGCTGGAAGCACCGGGAACTGTTTGAGAAATCCGTTTCCTTAGCTAGGGCTACATTAGCAGTGACTGCGGACTACCGCATTCGCCATCGCCTAGCGGCAGCTCTCAAACAACTGGCGCAACTAGAGGAGGCAGAGGCATCCTATCGCCAAGCCCTGGAATTATGCCCACCAGAAGATTTAAAAGAAAAAGCTAGTATCGTTCACAATTTGGCGATTTTGCTCGGAGCTAAAGGCAAGAGCGTGGAAGCTCTCAGCCTTTACGAGCAGTCATTACAGCTTAAAGAAAGCATCGGTAATACTAAAGGCAAGGCAGCCACTCTGCATCAGTTGGCTAATTTGAAAGCGGAAGCCGGACAAATAGAGGAAGCAATTTCGCTTTACCAGGAGTCGTTATCCCTGAAGGAAAGTGACAGTAATCTCCGCAGTAGAGCGGCAACTCTGGCCATGTTGGGTCAGATATTAGCCACAGAACGTGGAGATACTAGCAAGGCTTTGGAATGCTTGCAGGAGTCTTTACAGATTTTGGGAGAAGTCGGGGCGCCGGAAGCTCTCAACGTCCAAGAAATGATTGCTAAGTTAATTAATAAATCGACTCAATAA
- a CDS encoding DUF2281 domain-containing protein, whose translation MKSALNLEETIAEKIQELSGKRQQQVLDFVEFLLQQDAAATKKFLHPDGRPMSALEAAGDLVGSIEGPGDLSMKKQELKRQPVQ comes from the coding sequence ATGAAATCTGCTTTAAATTTAGAAGAGACTATCGCCGAAAAAATTCAAGAGTTATCGGGTAAGCGGCAGCAACAAGTTCTGGATTTTGTGGAGTTTCTGCTGCAGCAAGATGCCGCCGCTACCAAGAAGTTCCTGCATCCTGATGGTCGTCCTATGTCTGCATTGGAGGCGGCGGGAGATTTAGTTGGGTCTATTGAAGGCCCCGGAGATTTGTCTATGAAAAAACAAGAATTGAAGAGGCAGCCAGTGCAATGA
- a CDS encoding vWA domain-containing protein has product MQLILLPKNVLKTSGCLTAALALSLAVTPSALAASFADFVFIVDESGSMYGEHSWLGSMIGNLDASLQAKGLGTGSDLNRYGLVGFGNGYGGNLGRTVPVGGGVFGNASQFANATNSLTTSGYFEDGYSAIDYALNNYSFRNGAAVNFVLITDEDRDIGNSSLNFNNILSGMQAKNALLNVVVNSQMTGSNGQRAIGADAHGNTFMANGQGGFTTNSGGVTGPNYSYDTTKADYVNLAWATGNSTISGAAWDLNMLRAGGNTAKSFTAAFAEIKATEALKQTPHKIPEPASTLGLMALGLIGTSSMLKRKR; this is encoded by the coding sequence ATGCAACTGATCCTTTTACCAAAAAACGTTCTAAAAACATCAGGATGCCTTACGGCGGCATTAGCCTTGAGTCTGGCGGTAACACCATCAGCCCTAGCGGCCAGTTTTGCAGACTTCGTTTTTATTGTGGACGAGTCTGGTTCTATGTATGGCGAACATTCCTGGCTAGGGAGCATGATTGGGAATTTAGACGCCAGTCTGCAAGCAAAAGGTTTGGGGACTGGTTCGGATTTAAACCGCTACGGTCTGGTAGGTTTTGGCAACGGATATGGTGGAAATTTGGGGCGCACAGTCCCAGTGGGTGGCGGTGTATTTGGCAATGCCTCTCAGTTTGCAAATGCCACTAACTCCCTCACCACCAGTGGCTATTTTGAGGATGGGTATTCGGCGATCGACTATGCGTTAAACAATTACTCATTCCGCAACGGTGCTGCTGTAAACTTTGTTCTGATTACTGATGAAGACCGGGACATTGGCAATAGCAGTCTGAACTTTAATAACATCCTCAGCGGTATGCAGGCAAAAAATGCCTTGCTTAATGTGGTGGTTAATTCTCAAATGACTGGTAGCAACGGACAACGAGCCATTGGTGCTGACGCTCATGGAAATACCTTCATGGCTAACGGTCAGGGGGGATTCACCACAAACTCTGGTGGTGTAACAGGACCAAATTACAGTTATGACACCACTAAAGCTGACTATGTTAACCTAGCTTGGGCAACTGGTAACTCTACTATTAGTGGGGCTGCATGGGATTTAAATATGTTGCGTGCTGGGGGCAACACCGCTAAGTCATTCACTGCGGCATTTGCAGAAATTAAAGCTACAGAAGCTCTGAAACAAACACCGCATAAAATTCCCGAACCTGCTTCTACTTTGGGATTGATGGCTTTGGGGCTAATCGGTACATCTTCGATGCTGAAACGCAAACGCTAA
- the cax gene encoding calcium/proton exchanger, producing MSTKNLIFLVFLIFIPISVAAHFLEWGPVTVFISAALGIIPLAAWMGTATEEIAIIVGPTLGGLLNATFGNATELIISLVALNAGFVGVVKASITGSIISNLLLVLGFSMLLGGLRYKEQTFEPIVARLNASAMNLAVIAILVPTAVDATSNGISEGVMQKLSSGVAIVLIIVYGLTLLFSMKTHAYLSDVGEAAKDSEEGEPEEKPNVLLWSGVLLGCTLLVAIESELLVDSLEAATSYLGLTALFTGVILVPIIGNAAEHATAVTVALKNKMDLSLSVALGSSLQIALFVAPVLVLAGYFMGQPMDLDFNPFELIAVAVAVLIANSVSSDGRSDWLEGALLLAAYAVLSLAFFFHPVIEGIG from the coding sequence ATGTCAACAAAAAACCTAATTTTCCTGGTTTTCCTCATCTTTATCCCCATTTCCGTTGCCGCTCACTTCCTAGAATGGGGACCTGTTACCGTATTCATCAGCGCTGCATTGGGCATCATCCCCCTCGCCGCCTGGATGGGGACCGCAACCGAAGAAATCGCCATTATTGTTGGCCCCACTTTAGGCGGCTTGCTGAACGCCACTTTCGGGAACGCTACGGAATTAATCATCTCCCTGGTGGCATTAAACGCTGGTTTCGTCGGCGTCGTTAAAGCCAGTATCACCGGCTCCATCATCAGCAACTTGCTGCTGGTGTTGGGCTTTTCTATGCTCTTGGGTGGCTTACGTTACAAAGAGCAGACTTTTGAGCCGATCGTGGCTCGCCTCAACGCCAGTGCCATGAACCTGGCAGTTATTGCTATCCTGGTTCCCACAGCGGTAGATGCCACCTCCAACGGTATCTCTGAAGGAGTCATGCAGAAGCTATCGAGCGGCGTCGCCATTGTCTTAATCATCGTCTATGGCTTGACCCTGCTATTTTCCATGAAAACCCACGCCTACCTCTCCGATGTGGGTGAAGCCGCCAAAGATTCTGAAGAAGGGGAGCCGGAAGAAAAACCCAACGTCTTGCTCTGGAGCGGCGTCCTCCTCGGCTGCACCCTCCTCGTCGCCATAGAATCAGAATTACTGGTGGACTCTCTCGAAGCCGCTACCTCCTACTTGGGACTAACGGCTCTGTTTACCGGTGTGATCCTGGTTCCCATTATCGGTAACGCCGCTGAACACGCCACCGCCGTCACTGTGGCGCTCAAAAATAAGATGGACTTGTCCTTGAGCGTAGCTCTCGGCTCCTCTTTGCAAATCGCTCTATTTGTTGCCCCAGTATTAGTCCTCGCTGGCTATTTTATGGGGCAGCCAATGGACTTAGATTTTAACCCCTTTGAGCTGATTGCTGTGGCTGTGGCTGTGTTAATTGCTAATTCCGTCAGTTCTGATGGTCGTTCTGACTGGTTAGAAGGGGCTCTGCTCTTAGCCGCCTATGCAGTTTTGAGTTTAGCTTTCTTCTTCCACCCCGTCATCGAGGGTATCGGTTAA